GTTTTGTTGTTCGTTCACTGTTTGTATCCGGGCTGTGCCATCGGTATGCCGCACGGCGGGGATGCGGTCGGCTTTATCCGCTTTTACATCGTATATAAATAACATAAACGGCGAATATTCGGCACTTTCAAACCAGTTGGCGGCTTCCTCTTCAAGCACCACCGGCGCCACCGGCCGAAAGTCTTCCCTGTCTTTTACCTCGTTTAAGCGCGCCTGCATTTCGGGATTAATAGGGGAGGCCAGTATGGAGCGGTTACCCAAAGCCCTTGGGTCAAATTCCATCCGGTTTTGGTACCAGCCTATTATCTTATCCTGTGCAAGCACTTCGGCTGTTTCTTCGGCAATGTTTTCCATGCGGCGGTATGGCACTTTGCTCCATTTCATGAACTTTTCAATTTCATCGTCGTTGTATTCCGGTCCCAAATAGGCATGGTCCATCACAAATTCACGTTCATTGCTTTTTCGCTGCTGCGCGTCTATCCATAATGCTGCGCCTAAAGCGGTACCATCATCGCCAGATGCCGGCTGCCCCCAGATATTGTTAAATGCTTTGGCATCTCTTATACGTGCATTGGCCACACAGTTAAGTGCCACGCCGCCTGCCATGCACAAATTTGCCGAGCCGGTTTCTTTTTGCAGCCAGCTGGTTATATCCAGCAAAGTTTCCTCCAGTACCAATTGCAACGAATGCGCTATATTGAAATGATGAGCTGTAAATTCGTGATGGCGCAACCGTTGCGGGCCAAACCGCTCTGTGAAATTTTGATTGGTAATAGTATACTGGCCGTTAGCGCTTAAACTGATCATCTCCCGAAAATCCTTCACAAAATCGGTATTGCCATAAGATGCCAAAGCCATTACCTTATATTCGTCCGACGAGTGCAGGAAGCCCAGGTGGGTTGTAACCTGTTCGTAAAGCAAGCCCAAAGAGTGGGGCATATTTACCTGGCCTATGCGCGTTAGCTGTTGCCCGCTGCCAAAATTATAAGTTGTTGTGGCCAGTTCACCGCGCCC
The sequence above is a segment of the Mucilaginibacter celer genome. Coding sequences within it:
- a CDS encoding carbamoyltransferase family protein; translated protein: MYTLGINAVFHDSAACLIKDGQLIAAAEEERFTHFKHGKRPVPFSTWELPFHAIDYCLCIADIHVNDLEHVAYSFDPYLLVGEQYRDKSTIEIPFENNGKIDNNDWLNVWDPLFLSSIINARAQLNDGYPHHLQKRFIGANIKPEQWHYVEHHLAHAASAFNCSPFDEAAVMTVDGRGELATTTYNFGSGQQLTRIGQVNMPHSLGLLYEQVTTHLGFLHSSDEYKVMALASYGNTDFVKDFREMISLSANGQYTITNQNFTERFGPQRLRHHEFTAHHFNIAHSLQLVLEETLLDITSWLQKETGSANLCMAGGVALNCVANARIRDAKAFNNIWGQPASGDDGTALGAALWIDAQQRKSNEREFVMDHAYLGPEYNDDEIEKFMKWSKVPYRRMENIAEETAEVLAQDKIIGWYQNRMEFDPRALGNRSILASPINPEMQARLNEVKDREDFRPVAPVVLEEEAANWFESAEYSPFMLFIYDVKADKADRIPAVRHTDGTARIQTVNEQQNKKYYDLLKAFYRKIGVPVLINTSFNTLGKPIVCTPRDAIECFWSSPFDALVIGSFIIEKNADINSNPDIQTTTITQQMPESAAVAVTE